A section of the Kribbella voronezhensis genome encodes:
- a CDS encoding FAD-binding oxidoreductase, whose amino-acid sequence MSSSLETLRRGFDGDLIEPGAAEYEAASRSVLTAGSPAVVLRPASVAGVQAGVRYAAGSGLVLSVRGGGHAFAGFGTNAGGVVIDLGGLATVEVVDKERHVVRIGGGATWGHVANVLSAHGLSISSGDTKSVGVGGLTLSGGIGWKVRKYGLTLDNLVAAEVVTADGSVVRASEEENADLFWALRGGGGNFGIVTAFDLVAHPTTDVFHGKIAFPATELATVLQGWADYLRTATEDLTSTVTFANPFTGGPDAPVEILVVFDGDDPDLAAQALDPIRRLGTVIADDVALKPVAETLEAGMAPPPGIEVVTRSAFADKDAVPDVLRILAETGASERSPIIAVRSVGGAVARVAADATAYAHRQAELMFATTVIGPPPAIAAARPGLDGVWSRLAPHATGAYANFLSSADDEDTAAVYPTATYERLVTVKHQYDPANLFSQNHNVRP is encoded by the coding sequence ATGAGCTCATCGCTTGAAACCCTCCGCCGCGGCTTCGACGGGGACCTCATCGAACCGGGCGCAGCGGAGTACGAAGCAGCTAGTCGTTCGGTGCTCACGGCCGGTAGCCCGGCGGTGGTCCTGCGGCCCGCGAGCGTCGCCGGCGTACAGGCAGGTGTTCGCTACGCGGCCGGGTCCGGGCTCGTGTTGTCGGTCCGGGGCGGCGGTCATGCCTTCGCGGGCTTCGGGACCAACGCCGGCGGCGTGGTGATCGACCTCGGCGGTCTCGCGACCGTGGAGGTCGTCGACAAGGAGCGCCACGTCGTACGGATCGGCGGCGGAGCCACCTGGGGGCACGTGGCGAACGTGCTGAGCGCCCACGGCCTGTCGATCTCCTCGGGTGACACCAAGAGCGTCGGTGTCGGCGGCCTGACCCTGAGTGGCGGCATCGGGTGGAAGGTCAGGAAGTACGGTCTGACCCTGGACAACCTGGTCGCGGCCGAGGTGGTCACTGCCGACGGATCGGTCGTGCGAGCGAGTGAGGAGGAGAACGCGGACCTCTTCTGGGCGCTGCGCGGCGGCGGGGGGAACTTCGGGATCGTCACCGCCTTCGACCTCGTGGCGCACCCGACGACGGACGTCTTCCACGGGAAGATCGCCTTCCCCGCAACTGAGTTGGCCACGGTCCTCCAAGGCTGGGCCGACTATCTGCGCACCGCGACCGAAGACCTCACCTCGACCGTGACGTTTGCCAACCCCTTCACCGGCGGACCCGACGCGCCGGTCGAGATCCTGGTCGTCTTCGACGGCGACGACCCGGACCTCGCGGCCCAGGCGCTCGACCCGATCCGCCGCCTCGGCACGGTGATCGCCGACGACGTCGCGCTCAAGCCGGTCGCGGAAACCCTCGAGGCGGGCATGGCCCCGCCGCCCGGTATCGAGGTCGTCACCCGCAGCGCCTTCGCCGACAAGGATGCCGTCCCGGACGTCCTGCGAATCCTCGCCGAGACCGGCGCGTCCGAGCGGTCCCCGATCATCGCCGTCCGAAGCGTCGGGGGAGCGGTGGCCCGGGTCGCCGCCGACGCGACGGCGTACGCGCATCGCCAGGCAGAGCTGATGTTCGCGACCACGGTGATCGGGCCGCCCCCGGCGATCGCGGCCGCCCGCCCGGGCCTGGACGGGGTCTGGAGCAGACTCGCTCCGCACGCCACCGGCGCCTACGCGAACTTCCTGAGCTCGGCGGACGACGAGGACACCGCGGCGGTCTATCCGACGGCGACCTACGAACGCCTCGTCACCGTCAAGCACCAGTACGACCCGGCCAATCTCTTCAGCCAGAACCACAACGTCCGGCCGTGA
- a CDS encoding APC family permease has translation MTKSDELVVPATIDGPGKDSATPRGVAGWLLRHRVQPVGPEAGEDHAAPQAWWKVMCLTGVDYFSTLSYLPGIAALAAGALSPLATLLIVALTLLGMLPMYRRVAKESPHGQGSIAMLENLLPFWRGKIFVLVLLGFVATSWIITITLSSADATVHLIENPYSPGFLQGQEVAVTVVLLLVLGGVFLLGFSEAVGVAIPLVGIFLVLNAAIVVVGLYDVVTTGGAFSHWVDALTEGRNGFGGVIGPAVVAFPLLVLGLSGFETGVSMMPLVAADGEDAEERLASRVRNTRKLLTVAALIMSVYLLATSFITTVLIPAKEFEPGGAASGRALAYLAHEKLGEGFGTVYDLSSVLILWFAGASAMAGLINIVPRYLPAYGMAPEWGRAVRPVVLVYTAISIAITIAFGADVDAQAGAYATGILVMMVSGAVAVTVSAGRRRQRRQTIAFSVLTLVLLYALVENIREKPDGIAISGLFIAGIIVVSLISRVSRTTELRADRIEFDDAARRFLTDSIRADGILNLIANQRQAGDAAEYAAKEADVRATDPVPRRTDILFLEIDVVDPSTFSDVLRVHGVEIDGHRVLRADSPAVPNAIAAILLALRDTTGVLPHCHFEWSEGNPLHHLLRYLILGRGDTAPVVREIIRQHESDPAQRPGIHVG, from the coding sequence GTGACAAAGTCTGATGAACTCGTTGTGCCCGCCACGATCGACGGACCCGGCAAGGACTCGGCGACCCCGCGGGGCGTCGCCGGATGGTTGCTCCGTCACCGCGTCCAGCCGGTGGGGCCGGAGGCCGGTGAGGACCACGCTGCGCCGCAGGCGTGGTGGAAGGTGATGTGCCTGACCGGCGTCGACTACTTCTCGACCCTGTCCTACCTGCCCGGTATCGCCGCACTCGCCGCCGGCGCACTGTCACCGCTGGCAACCCTGCTGATCGTCGCGCTGACCCTGCTCGGGATGCTGCCGATGTACCGCCGGGTCGCCAAGGAGAGCCCGCACGGCCAGGGGTCGATCGCGATGCTGGAGAACCTGCTGCCGTTCTGGCGGGGCAAGATCTTCGTCCTCGTGCTGCTCGGGTTCGTCGCGACCTCCTGGATCATCACCATCACGCTGTCCTCGGCCGACGCGACCGTGCACCTGATCGAGAACCCCTACAGCCCCGGTTTCCTGCAGGGCCAGGAGGTCGCGGTGACCGTCGTGTTGCTGTTGGTCCTCGGCGGCGTGTTCCTGCTCGGCTTCAGCGAAGCGGTCGGCGTCGCGATCCCCCTCGTGGGCATCTTCCTGGTCCTCAACGCCGCGATCGTGGTCGTCGGCCTGTACGACGTCGTCACCACCGGCGGCGCGTTCTCACACTGGGTCGACGCCCTCACCGAGGGCCGGAACGGCTTCGGTGGTGTCATCGGTCCGGCCGTCGTGGCGTTTCCTCTTCTCGTGCTGGGCCTTTCCGGCTTCGAGACCGGCGTCAGCATGATGCCGCTGGTCGCCGCCGACGGCGAGGACGCCGAGGAGCGGCTGGCCAGCCGGGTCCGCAACACCAGGAAGCTGCTGACGGTCGCGGCCCTGATCATGAGTGTCTATCTGCTCGCGACCAGCTTCATCACCACCGTGCTCATCCCCGCGAAGGAGTTCGAGCCGGGCGGTGCCGCGAGCGGTCGCGCGCTGGCGTACCTGGCGCACGAGAAGCTCGGCGAAGGCTTCGGCACCGTCTACGACCTCAGCAGCGTTCTGATCCTGTGGTTCGCCGGCGCATCGGCGATGGCAGGCCTGATCAACATCGTCCCGCGCTACCTTCCGGCGTACGGGATGGCGCCCGAGTGGGGGCGCGCGGTGCGCCCGGTGGTGCTGGTCTACACCGCTATCAGTATTGCCATCACGATCGCCTTCGGTGCCGATGTCGACGCCCAGGCGGGCGCCTACGCCACCGGGATCCTGGTGATGATGGTGTCCGGTGCCGTCGCCGTCACCGTCTCTGCCGGACGTCGGCGGCAGCGGCGCCAGACGATCGCGTTCAGCGTGCTCACGCTCGTCCTGCTCTACGCGCTGGTCGAGAACATTCGCGAGAAGCCGGACGGCATCGCGATCTCCGGTCTCTTCATCGCCGGCATCATCGTCGTCTCGCTGATCTCCCGGGTCTCCCGGACGACGGAACTGCGGGCTGACCGGATCGAGTTCGACGACGCCGCGCGCCGCTTCCTGACCGACTCGATCCGCGCCGACGGCATCCTCAACCTGATCGCCAACCAGCGACAGGCCGGCGACGCGGCGGAGTACGCCGCGAAGGAGGCCGACGTCCGCGCGACGGACCCGGTACCGCGGCGGACGGACATCCTGTTCCTCGAGATCGACGTCGTCGACCCGTCCACCTTCTCCGACGTCCTCCGGGTGCACGGCGTCGAGATCGACGGGCATCGCGTACTACGGGCCGACAGCCCCGCGGTGCCCAACGCGATCGCGGCGATCCTGCTCGCCTTGCGCGACACCACCGGCGTCCTGCCGCACTGTCACTTCGAGTGGTCGGAGGGGAATCCGCTCCACCACCTGCTGCGCTATCTGATCCTGGGTCGCGGCGACACGGCCCCCGTCGTACGGGAGATCATCCGCCAGCACGAGTCGGATCCCGCCCAGCGGCCGGGGATCCACGTCGGCTGA
- the qcrB gene encoding cytochrome bc1 complex cytochrome b subunit → MADRQLPAAVQWADDRVGIAKLGRKNLRKVFPDHWSFMLGEIALYSFVILILTGVFLTLWFKPSMGEVEYQGSYSLLKGLHMSEAYESTLRISFDIRGGLLMRQIHHWAAVLFVAAMSVHLLRIFFTGAFRKPRELNWLIGIVMLFLGIIEGFIGYGLPDDLLSGTGLRITEGLVLAAPVVGTYLSFFIFGGEFPGDEFVSRFYTVHVLLIPGILLGLITVHLILVIYHKHTQFPGPGRTEKNVVGYPLMPVYIAKAGGFFFVVFGVLAMMGALLQINPVWLYGPYNPAEVTAGSQPDWYMAWLDGAVRLMPGVESHFLGVTISWNVVVPALLMPPLFIGFVALYPFLEQFVTGDKREHHLLDRPRDVPTRTGIGVAVITFYGVLWLNSGNDLVATNFHLSINAITWVCRVLIIAGPVIAFWITRRIAISLQRADRERLLHGLETGVIVRLPSGEYVERHAPISKYEAYTLTARERRTPIEPAPATDSNGIPAPRRRRERIRAWLSSFYYSDDIQKPTSTELETASRHSEPAGRLGPGTGGPDSSA, encoded by the coding sequence ATGGCCGATCGGCAACTCCCCGCCGCAGTGCAATGGGCCGACGACCGGGTGGGGATCGCGAAGCTCGGCCGGAAGAACCTGCGCAAGGTCTTTCCGGATCACTGGTCGTTCATGCTCGGCGAGATCGCGCTCTACAGCTTCGTCATCCTGATCCTGACCGGGGTCTTCCTCACTTTGTGGTTCAAGCCGTCGATGGGCGAGGTCGAGTACCAGGGCTCCTACAGCCTGCTCAAAGGGCTGCACATGTCCGAGGCGTACGAGTCCACGCTGCGGATCTCGTTCGACATCCGCGGCGGCCTGCTGATGCGGCAGATCCACCACTGGGCGGCCGTGTTGTTCGTCGCGGCGATGAGCGTTCACCTGTTGCGGATCTTCTTCACCGGCGCGTTCCGCAAGCCGCGCGAACTCAACTGGCTGATCGGAATCGTGATGCTGTTCCTCGGCATCATCGAGGGTTTCATCGGCTACGGCCTGCCCGACGACCTGCTCTCCGGCACCGGGCTGCGGATCACCGAAGGGCTGGTCCTGGCCGCACCCGTCGTCGGCACCTATCTGTCGTTCTTCATCTTCGGCGGCGAGTTCCCCGGTGACGAGTTCGTCTCGCGCTTCTACACCGTGCACGTCCTGCTGATCCCGGGGATCCTGCTCGGGCTGATCACGGTCCATCTGATCCTGGTGATCTACCACAAACACACCCAGTTCCCCGGGCCTGGGCGGACCGAGAAGAACGTGGTCGGCTACCCGCTGATGCCGGTGTACATCGCCAAGGCGGGCGGTTTCTTCTTCGTCGTCTTCGGCGTGCTGGCCATGATGGGCGCTCTGCTGCAGATCAACCCGGTGTGGCTCTACGGTCCGTACAACCCGGCCGAGGTCACCGCCGGATCGCAGCCCGACTGGTACATGGCCTGGCTCGACGGCGCCGTTCGGCTCATGCCCGGTGTCGAGTCCCACTTCCTGGGCGTCACGATCAGCTGGAACGTCGTCGTACCGGCGTTGCTGATGCCGCCACTGTTCATCGGGTTCGTCGCGTTGTACCCGTTCCTCGAGCAGTTCGTCACGGGTGACAAGCGGGAGCATCATCTGCTCGACCGGCCGCGCGACGTTCCGACCCGGACCGGGATCGGCGTCGCGGTCATCACCTTCTACGGCGTGCTGTGGCTGAACAGCGGCAACGACCTGGTCGCGACCAACTTCCACTTGTCGATCAACGCGATCACCTGGGTCTGCCGGGTGTTGATCATCGCCGGTCCGGTGATCGCGTTCTGGATCACGCGCCGGATCGCGATCTCACTGCAACGCGCCGACCGCGAGCGGCTGCTGCACGGTCTGGAGACCGGCGTGATCGTCCGCCTGCCGAGCGGTGAGTACGTCGAGAGGCACGCGCCGATCTCGAAGTACGAGGCCTACACGCTCACCGCCCGAGAACGTCGTACGCCGATCGAGCCCGCGCCGGCCACCGACAGCAACGGCATACCTGCGCCGCGTCGCCGGCGGGAGCGGATCCGGGCCTGGCTCTCGTCCTTCTACTACTCGGACGACATCCAGAAGCCCACCAGCACCGAGCTCGAGACCGCAAGCCGGCACAGTGAACCGGCCGGCCGATTGGGCCCGGGTACTGGAGGTCCTGACTCGTCGGCGTGA
- a CDS encoding phytoene desaturase family protein: MADAVVIGAGPNGLVAANQLVDAGWDVVLLEANDAIGGAVRSSREVADSYVHDTFSSFYPLAAVSPTIRALDLGSYGLEWSNPPAPVGNPLSDGGWALVHPDPADTAAALDAMTPGDGQAWMELYADWERVGPAIIQALLTPFPPVRAGVDLVRHLLGDRALKRLQLLVAPVRSVVDSRFRGDAAKLLLATNSQHADIPPTGWGSGLMGWLLVMIAQQYGYPVPRGGAGRLSQALADRFTARGGSIVCDARADRIVVRDGRAIAVRTADGTEYAAKRAVLADVSAPALYGALIPPEELPRRTRERLRFFQWDPGTVKVDWALDAPIPWRDKPDLAPGTVHVADSVDDLRRCAAQIAAGAIPDNPFLLMGQMTTADPTRSPVGTESVWAYTHVPQQVRADAGGTIRGQWDGADTERIAERIEARIERYAPGFTDHITARRVLTPPELERRDANLVGGAVNGGTSRLRQELVLRPMPGLGRAETVIKSLYLASASAHPGGGVHGACGSNAARAALLHAR, translated from the coding sequence ATGGCCGACGCAGTCGTCATCGGTGCCGGCCCGAACGGACTCGTCGCGGCGAACCAGCTGGTCGACGCCGGCTGGGACGTCGTGCTCCTCGAGGCCAACGACGCCATCGGCGGTGCCGTGCGGAGCTCGCGGGAGGTGGCGGACTCGTATGTGCACGACACCTTCAGCTCGTTCTACCCGCTGGCCGCGGTCTCCCCCACGATCCGGGCGCTCGACCTCGGGAGCTACGGACTGGAGTGGTCCAATCCGCCGGCGCCCGTCGGCAACCCGCTGAGCGACGGCGGCTGGGCACTCGTGCATCCCGACCCGGCGGACACGGCTGCCGCGCTCGATGCGATGACTCCTGGCGACGGGCAGGCATGGATGGAGCTGTACGCCGACTGGGAGCGGGTCGGCCCCGCCATCATCCAGGCGCTACTGACTCCGTTCCCGCCGGTGCGCGCCGGTGTCGACCTGGTGCGCCACCTCCTTGGTGACAGAGCTCTGAAGCGCCTGCAGCTGCTTGTGGCACCTGTTCGGTCGGTGGTCGACAGCCGCTTCCGTGGCGACGCGGCCAAGTTGCTGCTGGCAACCAATTCGCAGCACGCCGACATTCCTCCGACCGGCTGGGGCTCTGGGCTGATGGGCTGGCTGCTGGTGATGATCGCGCAGCAGTACGGCTATCCGGTACCTCGGGGTGGCGCGGGCCGGCTGAGCCAGGCGCTGGCCGACCGCTTCACCGCCCGAGGCGGCTCGATCGTCTGCGACGCCAGGGCGGATCGCATCGTCGTCCGCGACGGCCGGGCGATCGCGGTACGGACGGCCGACGGCACGGAGTACGCCGCGAAGCGCGCCGTACTCGCGGATGTGTCGGCACCGGCTTTGTACGGCGCGCTCATCCCGCCGGAAGAGCTGCCGCGGCGGACGAGAGAACGGCTCAGGTTCTTCCAGTGGGATCCCGGGACCGTCAAGGTCGACTGGGCCCTGGACGCGCCGATTCCGTGGCGCGACAAGCCGGACCTGGCGCCGGGCACTGTCCACGTCGCCGACTCGGTCGACGATCTGCGACGGTGCGCTGCGCAGATCGCTGCTGGAGCGATCCCCGACAATCCGTTCCTGCTGATGGGGCAGATGACGACTGCCGACCCGACCCGCTCCCCCGTCGGCACCGAGTCGGTCTGGGCCTACACGCACGTACCGCAACAGGTCCGCGCTGATGCCGGTGGAACCATCCGCGGCCAGTGGGACGGGGCTGACACCGAACGGATCGCCGAACGCATCGAGGCGCGGATCGAGCGCTACGCTCCCGGCTTCACCGACCACATCACAGCGCGCCGCGTCCTGACGCCGCCCGAACTCGAGCGACGCGATGCCAACCTGGTCGGCGGCGCGGTGAACGGTGGAACCTCGAGACTCCGGCAGGAACTGGTCCTGCGGCCGATGCCGGGGCTGGGTCGCGCGGAGACCGTGATCAAGTCGCTCTATCTAGCCTCTGCCTCGGCCCACCCTGGCGGCGGTGTGCACGGTGCTTGCGGCTCGAACGCCGCTCGGGCCGCGCTCCTCCACGCTCGCTGA
- a CDS encoding SRPBCC family protein produces the protein MSENEWVVRATPADVFAVLADGWGYAAWVVGAARIRSVDKGFPQPGTSIHHSVGSWPLLLNDVTTVEEYEPNERLVIKVRVWPAGAGRVEFTTSPRPEGCVVTMREHPVEGPANIIPDRLYDPILHWRNTETLRRLAYLAESRAGLHQTHPGEDGSMM, from the coding sequence ATGAGCGAAAACGAATGGGTGGTACGGGCTACACCGGCGGACGTGTTCGCAGTACTGGCCGACGGTTGGGGGTACGCCGCGTGGGTGGTCGGTGCGGCGCGGATCCGGTCTGTCGACAAGGGCTTCCCGCAGCCCGGGACCAGCATTCATCACTCGGTCGGGTCATGGCCGCTGTTGCTGAACGACGTGACCACCGTGGAGGAGTACGAGCCGAACGAGCGGCTGGTGATCAAGGTGCGGGTCTGGCCGGCCGGTGCCGGGCGGGTCGAGTTCACCACCAGCCCGCGGCCCGAGGGGTGCGTGGTGACGATGCGCGAGCACCCGGTCGAAGGCCCGGCGAACATCATCCCGGACCGGTTGTACGACCCGATCCTGCACTGGCGCAACACCGAGACGCTCCGGCGGCTCGCCTACCTCGCGGAGTCCCGGGCGGGACTGCACCAGACCCACCCCGGCGAAGACGGCTCGATGATGTAA
- a CDS encoding GNAT family N-acetyltransferase codes for MVVMGGAGETELSVRLLTDETWPAFARLVEANNGVWGGCWCMGFHVKLGKGRTAAENRSEKEQRVHEGRTHNALVFAGDDCLGWCQFGSPEEVPEVKSRRLYEKGLVALPDWRITCFFTGKGLRGRGVADAALGGALAEIARLGGGTVEGYPEETDDRKVSGSFLHTGPMAAFEKHGFTRTRPISPHRWVVTRTVEPD; via the coding sequence ATGGTGGTCATGGGTGGCGCAGGGGAGACGGAGCTCTCTGTTCGGCTGTTGACGGACGAGACCTGGCCGGCGTTCGCGCGGCTGGTGGAGGCGAACAACGGCGTCTGGGGCGGGTGCTGGTGTATGGGCTTTCACGTGAAGCTCGGCAAGGGGCGTACGGCGGCCGAGAACCGCAGCGAGAAGGAACAGCGCGTGCACGAGGGGCGCACGCACAACGCGCTCGTGTTCGCCGGCGACGACTGCCTGGGCTGGTGTCAGTTCGGCAGCCCGGAGGAGGTGCCGGAGGTGAAGAGCCGCCGGCTGTACGAGAAGGGCCTGGTCGCTCTGCCGGACTGGCGGATCACCTGTTTCTTCACCGGTAAGGGACTGCGCGGCCGTGGGGTGGCGGATGCTGCTCTCGGGGGAGCGCTGGCCGAGATCGCGCGCCTGGGCGGCGGTACGGTCGAGGGCTATCCAGAGGAGACCGACGACCGCAAGGTGTCGGGATCGTTCCTGCACACCGGACCGATGGCCGCTTTCGAGAAGCACGGGTTCACCCGGACGCGCCCGATCTCCCCGCACCGCTGGGTCGTGACCCGCACCGTCGAGCCGGATTGA
- a CDS encoding CHAT domain-containing protein: MRSIYQSWLPPQLMAPDLFEMLSADGQIYGVCTDCGWEHRVQLVGNYTAGAVHETLRRRCEQCGGEQGLVVAPHRLRVRAECRDCNSSSWLDIEPDLARIPCPVCSSMRLTPREESVDPPFPAEFGEAGTPVYILRDDGPYVWGRSGGTDAQRLMTEAQAADLLPDPHRYRFLLIKLALRLKMTSHYDDEGRYLITQVAANLCQDYLRATGELEIGLLGLKLFGELISLAPDDLNQAIAQHSYAMGAYSLLVRWPEAYLERLAERPGLRKGAIELAQDAEQVLAGYLPQAPEQLGAHLARVRFVIGDLLRVGDSDDEQRRSALPYFDAALSDPWVGQHLAYGVAESRAHTIMTLTEPGDELIQQAADDLHKVLSTGGSDAAYRTRWRSSFHLAQLILWYAHDRVAALNQLQEAAALARQQFSAFSDERQLVYQAEQFVEVFELLATLYADFGWNDEALSAVELARGSAIRLYSMPAADRAAQLDEIEARRLEDLWPAALKDSEFPSLLERVSHRDLEADFEQNPIGPPMKALLSAHADVPTAFLSLFVSKFDLGDPVAGALLCYLSGPDEWENKRHLWRVPAADLARLNEQRYFDPGPFRDRLLRSAGTSAAQLLLEPLAGLLEESGAERVILSLPGKLARLPVEALASISGTGPSLGFTYLPSVRFGADLVQVARPGDRDLRSARVLALGYDGEDIPAQNAELASLQEIWGDQLTVVPGPECSKESVLRALAEPFDIVHAVCHGTFAETSPLDSALHFTADRYNSARSVSARDLLLRTRLAGRPLVILSACSSVVTADHRTNSFDGLAGSLFRCGARAIVGSRWPVDDRAAAVLMAIFHRLLRTTVDSPDVSLRAACRQLREDGCRAEDWAAFGYYGVI; the protein is encoded by the coding sequence ATGCGCAGCATCTATCAGTCCTGGCTGCCACCGCAGCTGATGGCACCGGATTTGTTCGAGATGCTGTCGGCCGACGGGCAGATCTATGGCGTCTGCACCGACTGCGGCTGGGAGCACCGCGTCCAACTCGTCGGCAACTACACGGCCGGCGCCGTCCACGAAACGCTGCGCCGACGGTGTGAGCAATGCGGCGGGGAGCAGGGGCTGGTCGTCGCCCCGCATCGACTCCGGGTCCGGGCAGAGTGCCGGGACTGCAACTCGTCGTCCTGGCTGGACATCGAGCCCGACCTGGCTCGCATCCCGTGTCCGGTCTGCTCGTCGATGCGCCTCACGCCTCGCGAGGAGTCGGTCGATCCGCCTTTCCCGGCAGAGTTCGGGGAGGCGGGAACACCGGTCTACATCCTGCGCGACGACGGCCCCTACGTCTGGGGCCGCTCAGGCGGAACCGACGCCCAGCGGCTGATGACCGAGGCCCAGGCGGCCGACCTGCTGCCCGATCCCCATCGCTACCGGTTCCTGCTGATCAAACTCGCCCTGCGCCTCAAGATGACCAGCCACTACGACGACGAGGGACGGTATCTGATCACACAGGTCGCCGCGAACCTCTGCCAGGACTATCTGCGCGCGACCGGAGAGCTGGAGATCGGCCTGCTCGGCCTCAAACTGTTCGGCGAACTGATCTCCCTCGCACCCGACGACCTGAACCAGGCGATCGCGCAGCACAGTTACGCGATGGGTGCTTACAGCCTGCTCGTGCGATGGCCGGAGGCCTATCTGGAAAGGCTTGCCGAGCGCCCGGGTCTGCGCAAGGGCGCGATCGAGCTCGCGCAGGACGCGGAGCAGGTCCTTGCCGGGTATCTCCCCCAGGCTCCGGAGCAGTTGGGGGCGCACCTCGCTCGAGTCCGCTTCGTGATCGGCGACCTGCTCCGGGTCGGCGATTCCGATGACGAGCAGCGCAGATCAGCGCTGCCCTACTTCGATGCCGCCCTGTCGGATCCCTGGGTCGGGCAGCACCTGGCCTACGGCGTCGCCGAGTCCCGGGCCCACACCATCATGACGCTCACCGAGCCGGGCGACGAACTGATCCAGCAGGCGGCCGACGATCTGCACAAGGTGCTCAGCACCGGCGGCAGCGACGCCGCCTACCGGACCCGCTGGCGGTCGTCGTTCCACCTCGCACAACTGATCCTCTGGTACGCCCACGACCGGGTCGCCGCACTGAACCAGCTGCAGGAGGCCGCGGCACTGGCCAGGCAACAGTTCTCGGCGTTCTCCGACGAACGGCAACTCGTCTATCAGGCCGAACAGTTCGTCGAGGTCTTCGAGTTGCTGGCCACTCTGTACGCCGACTTCGGCTGGAACGACGAGGCGTTGTCGGCGGTCGAGCTCGCCCGCGGCTCGGCGATCCGCCTGTACTCCATGCCGGCCGCGGACCGCGCGGCGCAGCTGGACGAGATCGAGGCGCGCCGGCTGGAGGATCTGTGGCCGGCAGCGCTGAAGGACAGCGAGTTCCCGTCGCTGCTCGAGCGAGTGTCGCACCGGGATCTGGAGGCCGACTTCGAGCAGAACCCGATCGGCCCACCGATGAAGGCGCTCCTGAGCGCTCATGCCGACGTACCGACCGCTTTCCTGTCGCTGTTCGTCAGCAAGTTCGACCTCGGTGATCCGGTGGCCGGTGCGCTGCTCTGCTACCTGTCAGGCCCTGACGAGTGGGAGAACAAGCGGCACCTGTGGCGCGTGCCCGCCGCCGACCTGGCGAGACTCAACGAGCAGCGATACTTCGACCCTGGCCCGTTCCGGGATCGCCTGCTGCGATCGGCCGGTACGTCGGCCGCGCAACTGCTGCTCGAACCACTCGCCGGGCTGCTCGAGGAATCCGGCGCCGAACGAGTCATCCTCAGCCTTCCCGGCAAACTGGCCAGGCTCCCGGTCGAGGCACTCGCCTCGATCTCCGGAACCGGGCCCTCGTTGGGCTTCACCTATCTGCCATCGGTCCGCTTCGGCGCCGACCTCGTCCAGGTCGCGCGTCCAGGTGACCGGGATCTGCGCTCTGCCCGGGTCCTCGCGCTCGGGTACGACGGCGAGGACATCCCTGCCCAGAACGCGGAACTGGCAAGCCTGCAAGAGATCTGGGGCGACCAGCTCACCGTCGTACCAGGTCCGGAATGCTCGAAGGAGTCCGTACTGCGCGCGCTGGCCGAGCCGTTCGACATCGTCCACGCCGTCTGTCACGGGACGTTCGCCGAAACCAGCCCACTGGATTCCGCACTCCACTTCACTGCCGACCGGTACAACTCAGCCCGGTCCGTGTCCGCGCGTGACCTGCTGCTGAGGACCCGGTTGGCCGGGCGTCCCCTGGTCATCCTGTCCGCCTGCTCGTCGGTGGTGACGGCCGACCACCGGACGAACTCCTTCGACGGCCTGGCCGGCAGCCTGTTCCGCTGTGGCGCCCGCGCGATCGTCGGCAGCCGCTGGCCGGTGGACGACCGGGCGGCGGCCGTCCTGATGGCGATCTTCCACCGACTGCTGCGCACGACCGTGGACAGCCCTGATGTGAGCCTCCGGGCCGCGTGCCGGCAACTGCGCGAAGACGGCTGCCGGGCCGAGGACTGGGCCGCGTTCGGGTACTACGGCGTGATCTGA